TCAGAAATCCCAGTGCTGAAACGCAAATATTCACAGGAGATCTTTGTCAGGTTGTCTATTATTATGTTGTGCATGTCATATCTTTATTATATGTACTGTACTCTTCAGACTGTTGAGATAATTATTTGACATATTTGATTTAATCAAGTTTGGATTTAAGGGCGTTTTTCTTAGGTTGTCATTTCGATTCAATTTTCTCATTCAAGTGttgggtgtgtgtgcgtgctccTGTTGTGCATCAACGTGATGACGACAGCAATCATAGCAACCAGCATGGCGACGGGGAAGCGTTGCTTCGCTCTTCATTTGCTAAATTTGCTAAACCTTTGATAGGTTATTACTTCTACGATATTTGATTGTATCACTACGTCAGCATGTTTACGGTTAAGTACAGTGAAGTTTCTGGATGGATCCGAGCTCTGCCATCTCTCCCTCAGAATATTTCCGAGGTTGGGATATGCTGAGTGTAGTATTATGGACTCAAGAATAGGTATGCTAATGCTATTAGCATTGGTTAGCCATGTAGCTGGATAATGAGTCGGGAGACGTTAGCACATTTAGCTTTTGCTTAAGCAGCTACCTAAAGATAAGCTCATGTCCACCGTGTTTACTGTTAATAATATGGCTTCAAGTCGGTCAGCACAGTGGTTACTAGTCACGTTGTCTGTACCGAAAAACAGCTTGTAAAATGATGCTTCAGTAAAGCCAGCTTACGTTTAGTGACATTTTTAACCTGTTAAATCTTTAttcgtttcttcctgtttctagTTTGAAGAGATCCACTATATCAGCTTAGTACTGCCCTCTATAAACTTAAAACCAGTATGTACTCTTATTGTTTGCTGGAGCTTcgtcttattttattttcagtgttaTTCAAACATTTACTTCAAATTATGTTAACACTTTTTgagtatttaatatttttatttgtaaacaGTCAGTGTTATAAGCATTAAAACCTATAGCACAGAATTTACCCAGAAAGTCTTGGAACCCCTTAATAGTATATTGCCAGGTCCAAAAGAAAATACTCAGTACTGTAATATGTTATTAGTTAAATGATCAAAAAATACTAGGAAATGCATAGATTCCTGTTAACTAAATTAGCATTGCCTTACTGTGTGTGGAGTGAGGAAAATCTTGCTGTGGTAAACTTGCTGTTTTAGTTATCTAAAAATATTTAGTCTTGAGAAGCGCTGTGCACCACATACTTATAAAATTAAATGATAAATGAAAAGTTTTTAATCATAAAAAACCTGTAACTGATAAAGTGTGAGTCATAacacttttttacattttagggAGTGTGTCATCTGGACTGGGGTACAGCCCTGGTGTGAGAGGAAAGGCTTTGAAAAGTAGTCGTAAGTATTATTACATGCTCATGAGTACTGGTCATCTGTAAGAAGAGCTTAATTTAATAGTGTATCAtatattgttttgtgtttttagctTTCTGTCCACTCTCCTCTAGCAAGTTGACACAATCCATCATTAAAGACCACATGGTGTCTCATTACAAAAAGGTTTACTCAGCTAAAGGTGAGCTGCATGGCAGGTATATTTTACAGTTGTggtcatggtaatttggggctgttaatgatttatttgaactgttcttttttcagGGTGCATTGATtttacagcatacatctttaattacttaaaaaaaacattaatggaTGGATTTGTTCTGGATTGTctcaaaaaagtcaaaagtttgCATATACTCAGATACATACACTAACTTAAATTTCATAATAACTCGTGCTTAAGGTTCTTTTAATTGACAAGGTCAAAGCCTATTAACGTCTCATTGGTGATCATGATCGACAGCTGGTAGTTTTTCTTTGGAGCATAAGAAGGTTGGTTTGACAGGACTCATTAGATTGATCAATATTCAGAACAGTGGGAAAGTCCAAGGAACCCACTGAAGATCTAAGAAGAACAATAGGAGTTTACTCTAGATTTACACAAGTtggagccatttctaaacaactgcagattccaagatcatcagttcaaacaGTTATAAGGAAGGTTTTATGGTTAGATCAGACAAAGATTAAGCTATTTGGCCACAATGACAAGACTTAGGTTTGGAGGATTAAAGGTGAGGCTTTCGAACTTAAGAACACTGTACCATTTGTCAAACATGATGATTGTAGCATTGTGCTTTTTAGCCGATTTGCTGCTAGTGGTACTGGTATACTGCACAAAGAGGATGGAATAATAAAGAAGGAGGAGactacctccaaattcttcaacttcacctcaaatcaacaacCTGATGATTGAAACTTGGACACAATTGGGCATTCAAATGGGACAATGATctaaaacacacatcaaaactgattttggaatggataaagaaaagcaaagccCCAGTCTCATAGTAAATATGTGAACTTTGTATAAAAACTGGTTCTGTACCAGGAAACCAACATGTGAATGACCTCAACCGATTCTGCCAGGAAGAGTCAAATATCCACCTAGAATTGTACCCAaagcttttttgtgtttaccCAAAGGATCTGGTCCAGGTGCAACATGCTAAGGgatatttaaccaaatattgGTGTGgatttatgtatatatttgagcctgtcTGTATACTTCAGACCAAAACTAAGTATTGTGTTTAATTCTGTTGTGTAATAATACTAATAGTTTCTATCTTATCCACCAGCTGCCATTGATACCTCAGTACCCAAAAGCTTGCTGTATAGTGTGAAGTGtaagtatacatatatatggtGGCCATACTCTGTTCTTATGACTCATACAGCAGGAGATGTTGGGACAAGATAAATTTAGATTGTGTCATAAGTTTAGATAATAATGAGACAAATAATGCCATAATTAGCAGTgcgtataataaataaataataggcAAATAAAGTAAAGTATATGCTTTGCTGCTGGTGATAGTTCAGCAGTGCAGAGAATTGCATCTATTGTGCTACTTCAGTTGTTTTAATACCTCTTTACAGACAATGACCAGATCAAGCGGGATAGGTTGAGGAAAAATGGCCGTCCTCAGTCAGCACCTGCACAGAGGAATAGCAGAACTTCATACTCTTCATCACAGGTAAGAAAATCTGGTGTTGTCATTGATCACTGCTTCATGTGATGCTAACAAATTTTTACTAGCAGATTTCAAGCAAACGCAAAGCCAACTTTATTTGCTTGGAATCTTTTTCAGTCTACACAACAACAGACTCACCCCATGTGTGTTTTTTAGAGCAGATTATCTGTGCAGTATGATGACAGCACCTACCTTTGCTCGAGGAGCTCCTTGGTTTCCAGCCCTAGGTTCAACACCACCTTTAAAGTCAATGAGATGGTTTATCCATCGCTCAAAGTCAGCTCTCATCACACTCGCCCAGCATCAGAATTGAAGTATCGGAGCCCGGAGGCAGCTCTTCGAAGAAAGTCGTCAGCTTGTTCATTGGCAGCATCTGGAGATCAGAGTTCCTACAAAACCTTCCAGGACCCTGTCCGGAAGACATACAGCGGAGACTTGCTACTGAAACATTCACAGCACTTTACACAAGACAAACCTTTCACTCCTAAGACCTTAAAATCAGATAAGAGCTCATACCTGTCAAAATATCGCTACTACAGAGCACCACAGAGAAAACCTACTCAGGACTGCAGCAACTCAACATCATTTCAGCAGGAGATGTGTGATGGAAGGTAACGGCTGAATGTCTTGATGAGACTGCAGGTCTAAAGATGTGTCTTGGGAGATTTTTTTCAGCATGTGCTGCTTGTGTCTTCACATGTCTTATGGTTGTTTTCATACAGCGTAAAGAACAAGGACTCCACGCTGGATGTTGATGAGCCATCTCAGGTAATTTGGagaatttgatttgattaataACGCATACATATCACAATTTATCAGTAATACTTTTATTATCTTTTGTTCCCTTTAAAATATGCCTAAAGCAGAAGGCAAAACAGAAGCATTTACAGGCTAAAGATAACAGAATCTATTTGATCACAAGAAAGCTTTGGTAGAATTGAATTACACTTCCCATTTTCCagccttcttttcttttttctctttttttctacagGGATTTATTACAGAGCATGAGTGGTTTGAGGATGAGCTTAATGGCACATATTCATCATCAAGACAAAAGAGTCGAGCAGCCAAGGGCAGAGAGCGCAGTTTTTTCAACTCCTGGTCCAGGTGAGCTCATGAAGTAGAAGAGGacattgtattttattatttatttaattactttgttGGGTAAGATTCTTAAAGTGTTTCATCTTCTAGGGTCTCACCAGAAAATAGGAAATCTCCCAATATGATGAGAGTGTCCACAGAGTAAGttcaccaaccttctgattagtagacaTAGACAAATTTTAGCAATCTAAAGTAATACATTATCTAATAAATGAATTATTGTGTTTTGTTGAGGAATAGAGAAGAAGAATTAATGTACCTTGAAttcatttctgctgtgacagagGATATCTTGTCCAGGGGACACATTTCTGACAGgttgaaatattttaatttttttacattttctgtgccATAGTTAGATGACAGATGTACAGACGTTTGCACAGCTTGTTAATAACTTTGTATGTGTCTGATAAAGGAGTTATTGGTTAAATAGTAGCTATGGGAGTCTTATTTTGAGTAATTACTGACATGTAAGTGTCTGTGTCCTCTACAAGGGTCCTAGACCGTGTGTTAAATCGGCACATCGACATGAATCGTCATCAACTGGATGAGGTCAGCATGTAATTTCATGCATAATAGTTCATGGCTTTTTAAGCTGTTCTTATAAGCCTGCTTTGCTTGTTTTTAGGGTAAAATGCGCCACCTGCTGGAAGTGTTGCGTAAAGACTTTGACGAACCAACCAACATATCCAACTCCAATGCAGAGCTTGAAAAAAAGGAGAATTATCTGCTTGATAGCCTCCTACCATGTCTGGAATCAGTGGGAAAACATGTAAAGACCAAAGAAGACAATGACTTGTTCCCTTATGTTTCCCCAATTAAACACTGTGATTTTCCAGCTTATACTGATCCCTTATTGGCCTCTACGCCCTTACGCTCTCCTGCAAGAACTCCTTCTCAAACTGAAATAACTGAAAAAGATAAGAAGGGTGACAGTGAGGGAAAGTTTATTGACTCTTCTTTGGTCAGTGAGCATGTCACTGATAATACAACAGCCAGTGAAGAGGATTTCCATATAATAGGCACAACTGTTACAACCAGCGTCCACAGTGAAACCCAGGAGAATTCTGCTATAGCCAGTGATCAAGAGCAAGCTGATGGACAGTCTAATGAGCTTGAGGATCTAGGGAAAAGTTTGTCAGAGTCGTTGCATGTGTCCAGCAACACACACTGTGAAAGTGCTGCCAGTGAGCAACATTCAAATACAGGGGATTCTGGCAGCGATGATgaattttaagtttttattgTACTGTGGGATTTTATATCCATCTACATTTTTACCGAGTGAAGTGTGTTCCAGAGAATGAAgtgatattttacatttttaaaaggtgtcatataaaaagaaataacactGGTTATTTACGAGCCTCACTAAAGAGTGTTgtacttctgctttgttttcgATGaatttttaacaacaaaagcacaatgaaaatgtcacaaaaataaGTCTGAGCTTTAAAGTTCTCATTTAGGATGGGGATAAGCTTGATCACTTAGGGTTAGGTGGCTGAGCTGCAGTTTACCTCTGCAGTTAGGTTCAGTATACTGCCCTGTCAGTTTTAAGTACGATGTAGCACAAGTTAACATTTTCAGATAAGGTGTGAAGTGTGTTCAATCTGAAAAGTCCACTGTTACCAGAAAGTGTCTTTACAACTCCAATAAAATTTGCTTTTCATTCACTGCTTGCTTCTGATTATTGAGACTATCATTGAGGTTCTTAACTTGGGAAATATTGCAACTGGGAAACGAtgaaaaataatctattgtATGTATATAATAGATTTTATGTACACTTCACAGGTAATCTGCAATATTCTACTGTCCAGTTATACATGTCTACGTTCTCatacacattcattttaataacTCATTTTCAATGCTAATGTGCAACATCCTCAAGTAAATTCGTATtttttgaaatcttttaaatacATACCAGTGTTTaccatgctgtgtgtgtgtgtgtattattttGTCAGTAAAGGTTTTATATTTATCTGTTATTTAATTTTCGTGCACTGTGTCAGGGAGTATAAACGTGATTTCGTTATGCTTGAATCTTGAAACTATTTATTGAGCAATATCGTGTGTTTGCCATTACAGCTGTCGACTAAGCTATGGGTCGATGTAAAAAGTAAACAGACAGGTCCTCGCCAGCAGTGCCTGACAGCTGTCCCATTTCTGGCATTTTCACTGCTCGGCATTCCAGCTGTCTGATGTCATCGCTCTGAAAACCTGCATGTATCCTTCCGCTCCAGCGGAACTACAATAGATTTTAAACAGTTTGCTTATGAAAATACACCTAACCAGCTAGCTTGTATAAATGTTTAGTTGAGTTGGTGTTGATTTCAGTGTAGTCCAGGAATGAATTGAAGGCTGAACAAACAAACGCCAAAGCAATAGCGCCGCGGATGAAGACCGAAACACTTGTTGCTCTTCTAATCCCAGGAAGCGAAACACGCTTGGAACTTAGAGTGAACACTTGGACCAAAAGGCATGGGGGCTCTGTTAGTTTGGATCCAGAACAAACTACAGACAAACAAACTGCCTGTTAATCTAATAGTTATCCAGTAAGCAGCAATCCATTGACTTTGGTGGTGGAATCCCTAAGGACTGATCAATAGTTGGACTACCAAGTTGCATCTGGTGGCTAACGGTAAcgttgatgtttttttccccaaaaaaatatttaccgGGGCGACGTCAGCTTCCCAAGGGTGTCGTCTATTTGCTGGAAGTTAGCGGGCTAGCGTAAACGCTAATTCCAAGCCAGTTGTAGTGAATGTAATGGATTTTCTTAAAGTGACTTAAAAGCAGCTAGATAGTACCAAAAATACCAAATATGTAGACCAAGCGTTTTAATTGTAGCAGTAAAGACAGTCCAATTGTAACTATTAGTAATTTGAAATATAATGGATGCATGGTTTATGATTTTGAAGTGCCTGCTGCTTATAGAATCGGTCGCACTTGTTGGTGTTTGGATCAGACTATTCGCCGGAAAGTGATTACTGTAGCCATAGGCGTAGTAAAATGACCATTATAGTTAGCAGTAAGTGCACAGGTCAGAGGGAACATCCGTAGGATTTGCCCTTTCTGCTGTGCCCAGATTGTTAAAGAACTCAAGAGGTGGAGGAATTGTAACGTTACTGAGACCCCATTGCTGTCAAAATGAAGCATTAAGGGGATTACTTTACGGTAATCCCCGTGTTAGTCTAGTCTTAAGGGTAAGTATCGTAACATATTCTTTAGTGATGAGTAAGGCCACGCTCTTAAAGCTAGTTTTGGTTGTGGTTTTTGGATGCTCATCTGATTGATTTTTCCGTCTGACTTTTCAGACCTGTGTGCTGATGATGAACCCCCTGACTTGTTACATTATCACAACTTTGTGGACATCAAGGAGAATACTTCCTCTGGCCTGAGTGGAGACCCCCTCTCCACTGTTTAAGACGCCTGAAACATGCCCTTGCCGTTTGGCTTAAAACTCAAAAGGACTCGAAGGTATACTGTTTCAAGCAAGAGCTGTCTTGTCACACGGATTCAGCttctcaatggagagtttgttgaGTTTACACTCTCAGTGGAGAGCACTGGACAGGAATGTTTGGAGGCAGTAGCCCAGAGACTCGAGTTAAGAGAGGTATGTAGGTGTTTTTCACGCAATACAAGTGCTGATTGTTCTCTCTTATATGGACTCTTTAAGACCTGCCATCTCAGCAACAAAGTATTTTTGTGACCATTGTCTGCTGGTCACATTCTTACTTGAAACTAGTAAGCAGAACAACAAAAACTATGATAACCAGTTTGTCATTGTCTACTCATATAATGTCATTTCCCATAATATTTCCCAAGATGTAATGACTCAATCATTTCCCAGTTAAATGctttacatacacatatatgtaactCACGTTGAGAaacatgtaatttaaaaaaaattaaaagcagaAGTGTCATCTCTTGTAGATCTTGGACAGTATGCTTATGAAAGATAATGTACTGAGGTTCATGTCCAAGTCTGGCATTTATTTAGCATGTTTGGTTAGTGATGCTAATGCAAGGCCTCCACCTTCATTTACTTTATGTCacattgtttgcttttttaatgttagtAGAGTTACTAGGCGAATCATGTGGTGAACTAGTCAGTCTGTTAAACTACAAAAAGCACAATTCACTGTTACATTTCAACCATGGATGTATCCGGGTTAGTAGGTCCTGTATTTTGAATATAACTTTTTAGTATTgctataaaaacaaatttttgtaatcaaaggagtttgcaaagaaaagcgtctggacttctttaagttgcttgaagacgtttcacctctcatccgagaagcttcttcagttctaaggtcaaatggccgagagtcccagatttaaacccagtgggagtatccccccaaagagggacaaaggaccccctggtgatcctctaatcacatgcgccaaggtgtgaaagcgggtgtgggacctaatcagccagggtttcgggtgagctcattgtgaaacctggccccaccttgtcatgtgaattcctgaggtcagatggcccaggatgtgagtgggcattaaggcatctggggagggaactcaaaactggattatagatggcagacagttggtgtcgtaaaccaccgcctctgttcaaagatggtcgctcacagtggacatagatggcctctttcactcctctttcaaaccatctgtcctctctgtccaaaatgagaacattggcatcctcgaaagagtgtcctttatccttaagatgcagatggactgctgagtcttgtcctgtggaggtggctcttctatgttgtgccatgcgcttgtgaagtggctgtttggtctctccaatgtagaggtctgggcattcctcgctgcactgtacagcatacaccacgttgttaagtctgtgttttggagttttgtctttcgggtgaaccagtttctgtctgagtgtgttgctgggtctgaagtacactgagatgtcgtgcttggagaaaactctcctgagtttctctgatacaccggctacataggggatgacaacgttgttgcgtctgtctttcttatcctccctcgctggtgtctgatcttcttttctgtgcctctttgctgactttatgaacgcctagttaggataaccgcatgttttgagtgcttcctttatgtgtgtgtgttccttcttttttccctcaggcttagagggaacatgttctgcccggtggtgtagggtcctgattactccaagtttgtgttccagagggtgatgggagtcaaagaggaggtactggtccgtgtgtgtgggcttccggtaaacttcgatgttgaggttgccattctcttcaatgtgcacggcgcagtccaggaaaggcaaacagttatcttttgtgtcttccctggtgaacttgatgtttttatccacagcgttaatgtgcgcagtgaaggattccacttcttgtgtcttgattttgacccaggtgtcatctacatatctgtaccagtggctgggtactcttcctttgaaagagccaagagccttcctttccacttcctccatgtaaaggttggctacaataggtgacacgggggagcccatggcacagccatgtttttgtctgtagaagccttcgttgtatttgaagtatgttgtggtaaggcagaggtctaacagtgtgcagatctgatcgggtgtgaagttggtcctgtcttccaaggagctgtcttcttgtagtcattttctgacagtctccactgcttccgtggtggagacaccatggtttcatctggatccagggtaagtttctggaccttgtcggtggagttcttgatgtggtgtggggtgttccccacgagaggtgcaagaatggtagcaaggtgtttcgcaatgttataagtggctgagtttatgctactgactatgggtctgagtgggaccccttccttgtggattttaggaagtccataaatgcagggtatggcatcccctggataaaggcggtgatatgtaatgcggtcaatgattttgtccttttcagggtcttaaaggcaagctataactttctttttgtagctgcttgtggggtctcgctttaaagcttcgtaggtgttgttgtcactgaggagagtagtgatctttgtgtggtaatctgttgtgtttaggaccacggtgcaccttcccttatccgctggtaatatagtgatgttgtggtctttgctcagggaagcgacggccttcttttcttgtaatgtaaggttagacggagggactttcgcactggagagggtggttgagactttcatcctgatttgctctgcttctgtctgtgataatttattaatccgtatggcggtttctgtggctgtgatgaggtccactatgggcaactgttgcggagaaatggcaaaattgagtccttttggctaaaaccctcttttcaggttcagtgagattccggtctgaaaagttctttacccatttctcccgactgtcttcaggtgtgttttcttctctgagttgtgtgggttcagactgaggagtgtgggtttttgaaagcaaggtgtgaaatttcctgcgttgtctttcttttcctttagagtgttgggcccgctgagccttgtccacaaacttgtaaacctcttctagtatggagagggtagaagggtttccagttcctgcagagtctggctgatcttgatctggagggcatctatagtgaaatggacctgtcttatcctttcacttaaaaggtgattttgtgctctctgtagaATCAAGTCTGCTCTGTGTCCCCTGACAGTGGATCCAAGGCGCAAGCTCTTAGGAACaactctgctttgtctgcatcttAGGTTGAAACGAAGGTGGTTCCTATAATCCGCCAGTTTCCTTGATTCCCTTTCATACTCCCGTACCAGTTGAAGGGTGTTCCTCCCAAAATGTAcggcaatatgtctgtgaaggttctcagtcatccaggtcatcgtagtaatctataatccagttttgagttccctccccagacgccttaatgcccactcacatcctgggccatctgacctcaggaatccacatgacaaggtggggccaggtttcacaatgagctcacccgaaaccctggctgattaggtcccacacccgctttcacaccttggcgcatgtgattagaggatcaccagggggtcctttgtccctctttggggggatgctcccactgggtttaaatctgggactctcggccatttgaccttagaactgaagaagcttctcggatgagaggtgaaacgtcttcaagcaacttaaagaagtccagacgcttttctttgcaaactcgtttgactacgatgacctggatgactgagaaccttcacagacaaattTTTGTAATGTTTACACAGTGCTTACTCATAGACAGCAGCTATTGTCCAGTGTAAAATGCCAGTAAACACATttctagttgtttttttcagctgctCTCTTACCAGTGTTCATTGTGGGATATTCGGATAGAGAGGGCAGCACAATCTAGAGAAGTCTTCGATTTTAGATTTATTTTAGATGATACATAACAGCTACATAAAAAGAACCAGACAATTCGTATTAATGTTCCTATTTTTTGAGAAAATTTCATTTCACTGATGACGttaaattaaaacagaaaaaacttgTGTCTCTAGTCTTATTTCTATATAGATAAGTTTTTAAGCTCCTCTGTTTTCATAATGGTAATTATATAATTTAGCCTTTCTAGTTAATCTAAGTGGGCTGGTATAAGCGtttcattattttgtaaatttatCTTGCTGTGCTTATAACAAAAATGGCAATCTTTCCATTGAGTAGTTTTCATAAATGATTTTTAGCCAGTCTTCAAATTGTAATAGAACAAATTGTACTCACGTTTTACTGGATTTATTTCCCCGTCATAAAGTAGTACTGCCATTAAGCATTTGCCTTCATTCGTTGTTCTATGCTGTGACCCACATATACACTGTGAAAGTGTCAAATGGAAATGTGTTCATAAATACGGTTTCTAAACATTTGTGTATGTCACGCCAACATGGCCAGAATTTCAAACATTGCAACTTTGGATTTTAAGGTCTGTGTTATATTTATAAGCAGGAGAAGACGTGCAGATTTACATTG
This is a stretch of genomic DNA from Pelmatolapia mariae isolate MD_Pm_ZW linkage group LG16_19, Pm_UMD_F_2, whole genome shotgun sequence. It encodes these proteins:
- the spata7 gene encoding spermatogenesis-associated protein 7 homolog isoform X1, with the translated sequence MDSRIGSVSSGLGYSPGVRGKALKSSPFCPLSSSKLTQSIIKDHMVSHYKKVYSAKAAIDTSVPKSLLYSVKYNDQIKRDRLRKNGRPQSAPAQRNSRTSYSSSQSRLSVQYDDSTYLCSRSSLVSSPRFNTTFKVNEMVYPSLKVSSHHTRPASELKYRSPEAALRRKSSACSLAASGDQSSYKTFQDPVRKTYSGDLLLKHSQHFTQDKPFTPKTLKSDKSSYLSKYRYYRAPQRKPTQDCSNSTSFQQEMCDGSVKNKDSTLDVDEPSQGFITEHEWFEDELNGTYSSSRQKSRAAKGRERSFFNSWSRVSPENRKSPNMMRVSTENREEELMYLEFISAVTEDILSRGHISDRVLDRVLNRHIDMNRHQLDEGKMRHLLEVLRKDFDEPTNISNSNAELEKKENYLLDSLLPCLESVGKHVKTKEDNDLFPYVSPIKHCDFPAYTDPLLASTPLRSPARTPSQTEITEKDKKGDSEGKFIDSSLVSEHVTDNTTASEEDFHIIGTTVTTSVHSETQENSAIASDQEQADGQSNELEDLGKSLSESLHVSSNTHCESAASEQHSNTGDSGSDDEF
- the spata7 gene encoding spermatogenesis-associated protein 7 homolog isoform X4 — encoded protein: MVSHYKKVYSAKAAIDTSVPKSLLYSVKYNDQIKRDRLRKNGRPQSAPAQRNSRTSYSSSQSRLSVQYDDSTYLCSRSSLVSSPRFNTTFKVNEMVYPSLKVSSHHTRPASELKYRSPEAALRRKSSACSLAASGDQSSYKTFQDPVRKTYSGDLLLKHSQHFTQDKPFTPKTLKSDKSSYLSKYRYYRAPQRKPTQDCSNSTSFQQEMCDGSVKNKDSTLDVDEPSQGFITEHEWFEDELNGTYSSSRQKSRAAKGRERSFFNSWSRVSPENRKSPNMMRVSTENREEELMYLEFISAVTEDILSRGHISDRVLDRVLNRHIDMNRHQLDEGKMRHLLEVLRKDFDEPTNISNSNAELEKKENYLLDSLLPCLESVGKHVKTKEDNDLFPYVSPIKHCDFPAYTDPLLASTPLRSPARTPSQTEITEKDKKGDSEGKFIDSSLVSEHVTDNTTASEEDFHIIGTTVTTSVHSETQENSAIASDQEQADGQSNELEDLGKSLSESLHVSSNTHCESAASEQHSNTGDSGSDDEF
- the spata7 gene encoding spermatogenesis-associated protein 7 homolog isoform X3, which encodes MDSRIGSVSSGLGYSPGVRGKALKSSPAIDTSVPKSLLYSVKYNDQIKRDRLRKNGRPQSAPAQRNSRTSYSSSQSRLSVQYDDSTYLCSRSSLVSSPRFNTTFKVNEMVYPSLKVSSHHTRPASELKYRSPEAALRRKSSACSLAASGDQSSYKTFQDPVRKTYSGDLLLKHSQHFTQDKPFTPKTLKSDKSSYLSKYRYYRAPQRKPTQDCSNSTSFQQEMCDGSVKNKDSTLDVDEPSQGFITEHEWFEDELNGTYSSSRQKSRAAKGRERSFFNSWSRVSPENRKSPNMMRVSTENREEELMYLEFISAVTEDILSRGHISDRVLDRVLNRHIDMNRHQLDEGKMRHLLEVLRKDFDEPTNISNSNAELEKKENYLLDSLLPCLESVGKHVKTKEDNDLFPYVSPIKHCDFPAYTDPLLASTPLRSPARTPSQTEITEKDKKGDSEGKFIDSSLVSEHVTDNTTASEEDFHIIGTTVTTSVHSETQENSAIASDQEQADGQSNELEDLGKSLSESLHVSSNTHCESAASEQHSNTGDSGSDDEF
- the spata7 gene encoding spermatogenesis-associated protein 7 homolog isoform X2, with amino-acid sequence MDSRIGSVSSGLGYSPGVRGKALKSSPFCPLSSSKLTQSIIKDHMVSHYKKVYSAKAAIDTSVPKSLLYSVKYNDQIKRDRLRKNGRPQSAPAQRNSRTSYSSSQSRLSVQYDDSTYLCSRSSLVSSPRFNTTFKVNEMVYPSLKVSSHHTRPASELKYRSPEAALRRKSSACSLAASGDQSSYKTFQDPVRKTYSGDLLLKHSQHFTQDKPFTPKTLKSDKSSYLSKYRYYRAPQRKPTQDCSNSTSFQQEMCDGSVKNKDSTLDVDEPSQGFITEHEWFEDELNGTYSSSRQKSRAAKGRERSFFNSWSRVSPENRKSPNMMRVSTEEEELMYLEFISAVTEDILSRGHISDRVLDRVLNRHIDMNRHQLDEGKMRHLLEVLRKDFDEPTNISNSNAELEKKENYLLDSLLPCLESVGKHVKTKEDNDLFPYVSPIKHCDFPAYTDPLLASTPLRSPARTPSQTEITEKDKKGDSEGKFIDSSLVSEHVTDNTTASEEDFHIIGTTVTTSVHSETQENSAIASDQEQADGQSNELEDLGKSLSESLHVSSNTHCESAASEQHSNTGDSGSDDEF